From the Manis javanica isolate MJ-LG chromosome 13, MJ_LKY, whole genome shotgun sequence genome, one window contains:
- the DAND5 gene encoding DAN domain family member 5 → MLLSQLATLLSLLSGAQLPTGSGRPGPQDPSPQPWAAANQSWALGQGAPASLLPSSSIGTWKTFLGLQKTRRLGTGALQHGQEVAATMSLPLDPQEVALEMCKAVPFIQVFSQRGCTAVHLQNHLCFGHCSSLYVPGLGPAPLVLCNSCAPARKRRVPVVLWCWAGSPVSRRRVKMSTVLVEECHCSPKV, encoded by the exons atgctCCTCAGCCAGCTGGCCACTCTCCTGAGCCTGCTCAGTGGGGCCCAGCTACCCACAGGCTCTGGGAGGCCTGGACCCCAGGatccctcaccccagccctgggctgctgCCAATCAGTCCTGGGCTCTAGGCCAAGGGGCCCCAGCCTCCCTCTTGCCATCCTCCTCTATTGGCACCTGGAAGACTTTCTTGGGCTTGCAGAAGACCAGGAGGCTGGGGACAGGTGCCCTGCAGCATGGGCAGGAGGTGGCTGCTACCATGTCTCTGCCACTGGACCCACAGGAAGTGGCCCTGGAGATGTGCAAAGCTGTGCCCTTCATtcag GTGTTCTCCCAGCGCGGATGCACGGCCGTCCACCTCCAAAATCACCTCTGCTTTGGCCACTGTTCCTCCCTCTACGTCCCCGGCTTGGGCCCGGCCCCACTCGTCCTCTGCAACAGCTGTGCGCCTGCTCGCAAGCGCCGGGTGCCCGTGGTCCTGTGGTGTTGGGCGGGCAGCCCAGTCTCCCGACGGCGGGTGAAGATGTCCACTGTGCTGGTTGAGGAGTGTCACTGTAGCCCAAAGGTGTGA